One window of the Perca flavescens isolate YP-PL-M2 chromosome 16, PFLA_1.0, whole genome shotgun sequence genome contains the following:
- the entpd2b gene encoding ectonucleoside triphosphate diphosphohydrolase 2: MAQRSAHPAALIALLLFGLVAILLLTIPTEDVQEPPGFMYGIVLDAGSSHTALYIYKWPADKQNGTGVVTQHSECHVKGGGISSYAAKQGAAAQSLETCLDQAVKDIPKERHQLTPVYLGATAGMRLLHISSPELAAQILQEVGYKIQSYPFSYQGAAILSGQEEGAYGWVTVNYLLENFIKYGFVGRWFSPGRPTVGALDLGGASTQITFATQEEVEDGHDMMKLHLYGQKYSLYTHSFLCYGQDQVLKRLLAHIVKSQGYSESVTHPCYPAGHNRTLKLNSIFNSPCTAEYKPSSYNSQASLTVQGSGHYEHCLSNVSEIFSFDSCPFSQCSFDKVFQPNVTGSFMAFSAFFYVHSFLQHTTGITVKTPSQLEEAAQTVCTMTFNQLLLLAPQQKSRLQDYCASSVFVKILMLRGYSFDETSFPRISFQKKAGDASVGWALGYMLSLSSLLPAETVGLRKALTPGAWGTLLFLFVLQLTAVLVFILLRACAGKKKGGSESTI; encoded by the exons TATGGGATTGTCTTGGATGCTGGATCTTCGCACACTGCTTTGTATATATACAAGTGGCCAGCAGATAAGCAGAATGGCACAGGCGTAGTCACCCAGCACAGTGAATGTCATGTTAAGG GTGGAGGGATCTCCAGCTATGCAGCCAAACAGGGAGCAGCAGCGCAGAGCTTGGAGACATGTCTGGACCAGGCAGTGAAGGACATCCCTAAAGAAAGACACCAGCTCACACCTGTGTACCTGGGAGCCACAGCTGGCATGAGGCTTCTGCA CATCTCAAGTCCAGAGCTGGCAGCTCAGATTCTGCAGGAAGTGGGCTACAAAATCCAGTCCTACCCTTTCAGCTACCAGGGGGCGGCCATACTGAGTGGTCAGGAGGAGGGGGCATATGGCTGGGTCACCGTCAACTATCTCTTAGAGAACTTTATAAAG TATGGTTTTGTGGGGCGCTGGTTCAGCCCCGGCAGGCCCACAGTGGGAGCGCTTGATTTAGGCGGGGCATCCACCCAGATAACATTTGCTACTCAGGAGGAAGTAGAAGACGGACACGACATGATGAAGCTGCATCTTTATGGGCAGAAATActctctgtacacacacagcTTCCTGTGCTACGGCCAGGACCAGGTCCTCAAGAGGCTGCTGGCGCATATAGTGAAG tctcaggGCTACTCAGAGTCAGTCACTCACCCCTGCTATCCTGCAGGCCACAATCGAACTTTAAAGTTGAACAGTATATTCAATTCTCCGTGTACAGCGGAGTACAAACCCAGCTCCTACAACTCCCAGGCCTCCCTGACAGTACAAGGCAGCGGACATTATGAACACTGtctgagcaacgtgtctgagaTCTTCTCCTTCGACAGCTGCCCTTTCTCCCAGTGCTCCTTTGATAAAGTCTTCCAGCCCAATGTCACCGGCAGCTTCATG GCGTTCTCTGCATTCTTTTACGTTCACTCCTTCCTGCAGCACACCACCGGTATCACTGTGAAAACTCCTTCACAACTGGAGGAGGCAGCCCAAACTGTGTGCACGATGACTTTCAAccaa CTGCTGCTTCTGGCTCCACAGCAAAAGTCTCGTTTGCAGGACTACTGTGCTTCCTCTGTGTTTGTTAAGATTCTCATGTTGAGAGGTTACAGCTTCGATGAGACGTCGTTCCCACGCATTTCCTTCCAGAAGAAG GCAGGGGACGCCTCGGTGGGTTGGGCTCTGGGCTACATGCTGAGTCTGAGCAGTTTGCTGCCGGCAGAGACGGTGGGGCTGAGGAAGGCCCTGACCCCGGGAGCGTGGGGAacacttctctttctctttgtcctCCAGCTTACAGCGGTCCTGGTCTTTATCTTACTCCGTGCTTGTGCTGGGAAGAAGAAAGGAGGCAGTGAAAGCACCATCTAG
- the phpt1 gene encoding 14 kDa phosphohistidine phosphatase yields MCTQTKAAALMANIPRADIDPSGVFKYVLIRVHSREEGDDSEIDIVRGYGWAEYHADIYDKVSEELEKGGRLDCECIGGGRIKHDPQAKKIHVYGYSMGFGRANHAVTTEKLKDRYPDYEVTWDNEGY; encoded by the exons ATGTGCACTCAGACGAAGGCTGCGGCTCTGATGGCCAACATACCGCGGGCAGACATCGACCCGTCCGGCGTGTTTAAGTACGTCCTGATCCGCGTGCACAGCAGGGAGGAGGGAGACGACTCGGAGATAGATATAGTCCGAGGATATGGCTGGGCTGAGTACCATG CTGATATCTACGATAAGGTTTCTGAGGAGCTCGAAAAGGGCGGCCGCCTAGACTGTGAATGTATCGGAGGAGGGAGGATCAAACATGATCCCCAGGCCAAGAAGATCCACGTCTATGGATACTCCATG GGATTTGGAAGAGCAAACCATGCAGTGACTACTGAGAAACTGAAAGATCGGTATCCAGACTATGAGGTGACCTGGGACAACGAAGGATACTGA